A portion of the Paenibacillus hamazuiensis genome contains these proteins:
- a CDS encoding CoA-binding protein codes for MAFENPSRERIKEILAGAGNIAVVGLSDNPERTSHMVAEAMQKRGYRIIPVNPNAQTILGEKCYASLTDIPEPIDIVNVFRRSEHIMPVAEEAIAIKAKVLWLQLGIVNEEAAALAQQNGLEVIMDRCIKVEDAILNPRNA; via the coding sequence ATGGCATTCGAAAATCCTTCCCGCGAACGGATCAAGGAAATACTGGCAGGTGCCGGCAACATTGCCGTTGTCGGGCTGTCCGACAATCCGGAACGGACTTCGCACATGGTCGCCGAGGCGATGCAAAAAAGAGGTTACCGGATCATTCCGGTCAATCCGAACGCGCAAACCATTTTAGGCGAAAAATGTTACGCATCCTTAACGGATATCCCGGAGCCGATCGATATCGTCAACGTGTTCCGCCGCAGCGAACATATTATGCCGGTTGCCGAAGAGGCTATTGCGATTAAAGCGAAGGTGCTCTGGCTGCAGCTGGGCATCGTCAACGAAGAAGCGGCTGCGCTGGCGCAGCAAAACGGGCTCGAAGTGATTATGGACCGCTGCATCAAGGTGGAGGACGCGATTTTAAACCCGCGCAACGCATAA
- a CDS encoding C39 family peptidase, translating into MVRVLWAGMKVTFGFFLIVGLLFASGVFTLLLYAKYTGKELFAAEREVSGSIAYAETAAGSNPPTAKAQTAPAAPDPAPKKSNMIDAPLIRQKPELPSGCEITSLTMLLQFYGVKKSKMELLPEMKVDKTPLVRGKDGSIISWGNPNLGFVGDATGQSGRGFGIYHTALADLLKKYVPTAVDLTRQPFEKVEQQILNGIPVVAWTTIDYRVPSEWVIWDTPIGPIQTTFMEHAVLVVGVDEEAVYVNDPLSEKAKQRIDKDQFIATWEAMGRQALSYNK; encoded by the coding sequence ATGGTTAGAGTCCTGTGGGCAGGGATGAAAGTGACATTCGGCTTTTTTCTCATCGTCGGTCTCCTGTTTGCCAGCGGCGTCTTCACCCTTTTGCTGTATGCCAAATATACAGGCAAAGAGCTTTTCGCCGCTGAGCGGGAGGTTTCAGGATCAATTGCTTATGCCGAAACGGCTGCGGGCAGCAATCCTCCTACCGCCAAGGCCCAGACGGCTCCGGCAGCGCCCGACCCCGCGCCCAAGAAATCAAACATGATCGACGCTCCGCTCATCCGCCAAAAGCCGGAGCTGCCATCCGGGTGCGAAATTACGAGCCTCACGATGCTGCTGCAGTTTTACGGCGTAAAAAAAAGCAAAATGGAACTTTTGCCGGAAATGAAAGTCGATAAGACACCTCTCGTGAGAGGAAAGGACGGCTCGATCATATCGTGGGGCAATCCGAACCTCGGATTTGTCGGCGACGCTACAGGCCAATCGGGGAGAGGATTCGGCATCTACCATACGGCGCTGGCGGATTTGTTGAAAAAATACGTGCCGACGGCGGTGGACTTGACCAGGCAGCCGTTTGAGAAAGTGGAGCAGCAAATTTTAAACGGCATTCCTGTCGTTGCCTGGACAACGATCGATTATCGGGTGCCGAGCGAGTGGGTCATATGGGATACGCCGATAGGGCCGATTCAGACCACATTTATGGAGCATGCCGTGCTGGTGGTCGGAGTCGACGAAGAAGCGGTATATGTGAACGATCCGCTGAGCGAAAAAGCGAAGCAGCGCATCGACAAGGATCAATTTATCGCAACGTGGGAAGCTATGGGACGGCAGGCCCTTTCGTACAACAAATAA
- the aroA gene encoding 3-phosphoshikimate 1-carboxyvinyltransferase, whose protein sequence is MKAIVKPTGRLEGTINALSSKNYTTRYMLIGALAEGTSTVYYPAHSEDSDAMRRCIKDLGAIVEEDDEKMTITGFGRKPKDVKELNVGNAGAVLRFLMSVASFCPEVTFINAYPNSLGKRPHDDLIVALQQMGVEIEHQNGKLPITIRGGHPRGGKISVSGNVSSQFLSSLLFMTPLLDEDSEIEVLHDLKSKVIVGQTLEVIEQAGVRIEASADLMRYKVPGKQRYSPQKYVVQGDYPGSAAILAAAAVTNSDVKVLRLEEKSRQGERAVVDVLRAMNVNLTHDNGVVHVQGNQRLTAGEFDGDHFTDAVLAMVAAAVFAEGTSRFYNVENLRYKECDRITDFVTELRKAGANVEERQSEIIVHGRPEGVPGGVEINAHYDHRVIMALTVVGLRSEKGLTIRDAHHVAKSYPQYFEHLLSLGANIELVQD, encoded by the coding sequence ATGAAAGCCATTGTCAAGCCAACCGGCCGGTTGGAAGGAACGATTAACGCCTTATCTTCGAAAAATTACACGACCCGTTATATGCTGATCGGCGCTTTGGCGGAAGGGACAAGCACCGTTTATTATCCGGCGCACAGCGAAGACAGCGATGCGATGCGCCGCTGCATCAAAGATTTGGGTGCCATCGTCGAAGAAGACGACGAGAAGATGACGATTACCGGATTCGGCCGGAAGCCGAAGGACGTGAAGGAGCTGAACGTCGGCAACGCCGGTGCGGTGCTGCGTTTTCTGATGTCCGTCGCTTCCTTCTGCCCTGAAGTTACGTTTATCAATGCCTATCCGAACTCGCTCGGCAAAAGGCCGCACGACGACTTGATCGTTGCGCTGCAGCAAATGGGCGTCGAGATCGAGCACCAGAACGGCAAGCTGCCGATAACAATCCGCGGAGGCCATCCGCGCGGCGGAAAGATCAGCGTATCCGGCAACGTCAGCTCGCAGTTTCTCAGCTCGCTGCTGTTCATGACGCCGCTGCTGGACGAGGACAGCGAAATCGAAGTGCTGCACGATCTGAAATCGAAGGTCATCGTTGGACAGACGCTTGAAGTTATCGAACAGGCCGGAGTACGCATCGAAGCATCGGCTGACCTGATGCGATACAAGGTGCCGGGCAAACAAAGGTACAGCCCGCAGAAATACGTCGTGCAGGGTGATTACCCCGGCTCTGCGGCGATTTTGGCGGCGGCGGCGGTCACGAACTCCGATGTGAAGGTGCTTCGTCTTGAGGAGAAAAGCCGCCAGGGCGAACGCGCCGTTGTTGATGTATTGCGTGCGATGAACGTCAACCTGACGCATGACAACGGGGTTGTTCATGTACAGGGCAATCAGCGGCTTACGGCCGGCGAATTCGACGGCGACCATTTCACGGATGCGGTGCTTGCCATGGTGGCGGCGGCTGTATTCGCGGAAGGCACGTCGCGGTTTTACAACGTCGAAAACCTGCGTTACAAGGAGTGCGACCGGATCACCGATTTCGTAACCGAGCTGCGCAAGGCGGGGGCAAACGTCGAGGAGCGGCAAAGCGAAATTATCGTTCACGGCCGTCCGGAAGGCGTACCCGGTGGAGTAGAGATCAATGCGCATTACGATCATCGCGTTATTATGGCGTTAACCGTCGTCGGCTTGCGTTCGGAAAAGGGGCTTACGATTCGCGACGCTCATCATGTCGCCAAGTCGTATCCGCAATATTTCGAACATCTGCTGTCGCTTGGCGCGAATATCGAATTGGTACAGGATTAA
- the crcB gene encoding fluoride efflux transporter CrcB, with translation MIWNVVLVGAGGFLGAIARYGLSGFIAKRFPRTIPYGTLTVNVLGSWLLGFMAGHSADPRFVLLWGTGFMGAFTTFSTFKLENVNLLRGGRWGASILYTGMSYSLGILLAYAGYIS, from the coding sequence ATGATCTGGAACGTCGTTCTGGTCGGTGCCGGCGGTTTTTTGGGAGCGATCGCCCGCTACGGCTTATCCGGGTTCATTGCAAAACGGTTTCCAAGAACGATTCCGTATGGTACACTGACTGTAAACGTGCTCGGTTCGTGGCTTCTTGGGTTTATGGCAGGCCATTCTGCGGATCCCCGGTTTGTGCTGCTGTGGGGCACCGGATTTATGGGGGCTTTTACGACGTTTTCCACCTTCAAGCTGGAAAATGTGAACCTGCTCAGGGGGGGCCGATGGGGCGCCTCGATTTTATACACGGGAATGAGCTACAGCCTCGGAATTTTGCTTGCATATGCGGGCTACATAAGTTGA
- the crcB gene encoding fluoride efflux transporter CrcB, giving the protein MRILYIGAAGVLGALSRYGLSILFNPDRLTAMPIGTLICNYAGCFFLGWLANAKGLSARPNLKAAITTGFIGSFTTFSAFSVESVKLLQADLPGMAAAYFLFSLWGGLGLAWLGYAAAGKGGGEA; this is encoded by the coding sequence TTGAGGATATTGTATATCGGCGCGGCCGGAGTGCTCGGAGCGCTCTCCAGGTACGGTTTGTCCATATTGTTCAATCCCGACCGGCTGACGGCGATGCCGATAGGAACGCTCATCTGCAACTATGCCGGGTGCTTCTTTCTCGGCTGGCTTGCAAACGCCAAAGGCTTGAGCGCGCGCCCGAACCTTAAAGCGGCGATAACGACCGGCTTTATCGGCTCGTTTACGACGTTTTCCGCATTCAGCGTCGAATCGGTCAAGCTGCTGCAGGCGGACCTGCCGGGTATGGCGGCCGCTTATTTTCTTTTCAGCCTATGGGGCGGCCTCGGGTTGGCCTGGCTCGGTTACGCGGCAGCGGGAAAGGGGGGAGGCGAAGCATGA
- a CDS encoding rhodanese-like domain-containing protein translates to MKTITVQQLKERLAQGESLTLIDVREPEEVAQGMIPGAVHIPLGEIPDRFAEIPKDRETIMICRSGNRSSRAIEFLQHHGYDNLVNMTGGMLAWEQI, encoded by the coding sequence ATGAAAACGATCACCGTACAACAACTGAAAGAGCGGCTGGCGCAAGGTGAAAGTCTGACTTTGATCGACGTCCGCGAGCCGGAGGAAGTCGCACAAGGCATGATTCCGGGCGCCGTCCATATCCCGCTGGGAGAAATACCGGATCGTTTCGCCGAAATTCCGAAAGACCGCGAGACCATTATGATTTGCCGCAGTGGTAACCGCAGCAGCCGCGCAATCGAATTTTTGCAGCATCATGGCTACGACAATCTGGTCAACATGACCGGCGGCATGCTCGCCTGGGAGCAAATCTGA
- a CDS encoding shikimate kinase, producing the protein MMAKNIVLIGMAGTGKSTVGQALAAALGWEWVDTDQEIEREQGMPISQIFAERGEPEFRAIETDMIRRMLDGEKRVVSTGGGAVLAEANRRAMTEGGLVIALKAPAEVIIERVRSDSSRPLFQGNVEERVRTLAEQRKHAYDFAHVAVDTSAYTVEQIVRHIKDRL; encoded by the coding sequence ATGATGGCAAAAAATATCGTGTTGATTGGCATGGCAGGCACCGGAAAGTCGACGGTTGGACAAGCGCTGGCCGCAGCACTCGGCTGGGAATGGGTTGATACGGATCAGGAAATCGAACGCGAGCAGGGGATGCCGATATCGCAAATTTTTGCGGAGCGGGGAGAGCCGGAATTCCGGGCGATCGAGACGGATATGATCCGGCGTATGCTGGACGGGGAAAAACGGGTTGTATCCACCGGCGGAGGGGCGGTCCTCGCCGAGGCGAACCGCCGCGCGATGACCGAGGGAGGCCTCGTCATCGCGCTGAAAGCTCCGGCTGAAGTGATCATCGAGCGGGTCCGCTCGGACAGCAGCCGCCCTCTGTTTCAAGGCAACGTCGAGGAGCGGGTGCGGACGCTAGCCGAGCAAAGAAAACATGCCTACGATTTCGCCCATGTAGCTGTCGATACATCCGCTTATACGGTCGAACAAATCGTCCGCCATATAAAAGATCGGCTGTAA
- the gndA gene encoding NADP-dependent phosphogluconate dehydrogenase → MSKQQIGVIGLAVMGKNLALNIESRGFTVSVYNRSREKTDALLEEAKGKNLVGTYSIEEFVASLETPRKILIMVQAGKGTDDTINSLIPHLDKGDIVIDGGNAYFPDTQRRNKELEAHGIRFIGTGVSGGEEGALKGPSIMPGGQKDAYELVEPILTAISAKVGGDPCCTYIGPDGAGHYVKMVHNGIEYGDMQLICEAYHLLKDVLGVNTDELHSIFAEWNKGELDSYLIEITTDIFTKKDPDTGKPMVDVILDSAGQKGTGKWTSQDALNLGIPLSIITESVFSRFLSAMKQERVAASKVLSGPAAAPFDGDRAEFVEAVRQALYASKICSYAQGFAQMRAASEEYNWNLDYGSIAMIFRGGCIIRARFLQNIKDAYDRNPELKNLLLDDYFKNVVEKYQAAWRKVISIAVSRGIPVPAFASALAYYDSYRTERLPANLLQAQRDYFGAHTFQRLDKEGTFHFNWME, encoded by the coding sequence ATGTCCAAACAACAAATCGGCGTAATCGGCCTGGCGGTAATGGGCAAAAACCTCGCTCTCAACATCGAGAGCCGCGGGTTTACCGTTTCCGTGTACAACCGTTCCCGCGAAAAAACCGACGCTCTGCTGGAAGAAGCGAAGGGCAAAAACCTCGTAGGTACATACTCCATTGAGGAATTCGTCGCTTCACTCGAGACGCCGCGCAAAATTTTGATCATGGTCCAGGCGGGCAAAGGGACGGACGATACGATCAACTCGCTCATTCCGCATCTGGATAAAGGCGACATCGTCATCGACGGCGGCAACGCTTATTTCCCGGATACGCAGCGCCGCAACAAGGAGCTGGAAGCACACGGCATCCGCTTCATTGGCACGGGCGTTTCCGGCGGCGAAGAAGGTGCGCTTAAAGGACCTTCGATCATGCCGGGCGGCCAGAAGGACGCTTACGAGCTCGTCGAGCCGATCCTGACGGCGATTTCCGCGAAAGTGGGCGGCGACCCTTGCTGCACGTACATCGGACCGGATGGCGCAGGGCACTACGTCAAAATGGTGCACAACGGCATCGAATACGGCGACATGCAGCTTATTTGCGAAGCTTATCATCTGCTGAAAGACGTGCTCGGCGTCAACACCGACGAGCTGCACAGCATTTTTGCAGAATGGAATAAAGGCGAGCTCGACAGCTACCTGATCGAGATCACCACCGACATTTTCACGAAAAAAGATCCGGACACCGGCAAGCCGATGGTCGATGTGATCCTCGATTCCGCCGGCCAAAAAGGTACAGGCAAATGGACGAGCCAGGATGCGCTGAATCTCGGCATTCCGCTGTCGATCATCACGGAATCCGTGTTCTCGCGTTTCCTATCCGCCATGAAGCAGGAGCGCGTTGCTGCAAGCAAGGTGCTCAGCGGACCGGCTGCCGCTCCGTTCGACGGCGACCGCGCCGAGTTCGTCGAAGCGGTGCGCCAGGCTTTGTACGCGAGCAAAATTTGCTCCTATGCGCAAGGCTTCGCGCAAATGCGTGCGGCTTCGGAGGAATACAACTGGAACTTGGATTACGGCAGCATCGCAATGATCTTCCGCGGCGGCTGCATCATTCGCGCCCGTTTCCTGCAAAACATCAAGGACGCGTACGACCGCAATCCGGAATTGAAAAACCTGCTGCTGGACGACTACTTTAAAAACGTCGTGGAGAAATATCAGGCGGCATGGAGAAAAGTGATTTCGATCGCAGTCAGCCGCGGCATTCCGGTGCCGGCCTTCGCTTCCGCTTTGGCTTATTACGACAGCTACCGGACCGAGCGTTTGCCGGCTAACCTGCTGCAGGCACAAAGAGACTATTTCGGGGCGCATACGTTCCAGCGTCTCGACAAAGAAGGCACCTTCCACTTCAACTGGATGGAGTAA
- a CDS encoding SDR family oxidoreductase: MNLFDLTGKTAVIIGGNSTLGGAMAVALGGHGADVAVVGRNAEKSEAVAARIREAGGNAKVFSADATSADDLKQVLADVLAWTGRVDVLMNAPGKNSPTPFFDITMEEYDSIMEVNVKSVVLACQIFGKHMVDQGEGGSIINISSASSEIPLSRVFTYSASKAAVNNMTRFLAREFAPARVRVNAIVPGFFPAEQNRKILSPDRVESIMRHTPMNRFGEAEELQGAAVFLASEKASSFVTGALIRVDGGFGAMTI; encoded by the coding sequence ATGAATTTATTTGACTTGACGGGAAAAACAGCGGTTATTATCGGAGGCAACAGCACCTTGGGCGGTGCGATGGCCGTCGCTTTGGGCGGCCACGGCGCGGATGTCGCCGTTGTCGGACGCAACGCGGAGAAGTCGGAGGCGGTAGCCGCCCGCATACGCGAAGCAGGGGGCAACGCCAAAGTGTTCAGCGCCGATGCAACCAGCGCAGACGATTTGAAGCAGGTGCTTGCGGACGTGCTTGCCTGGACCGGACGCGTCGATGTGCTGATGAACGCCCCGGGCAAAAACAGTCCGACGCCGTTTTTCGACATCACGATGGAGGAATATGATTCCATCATGGAAGTTAACGTGAAAAGCGTCGTGTTAGCGTGTCAAATTTTTGGGAAACATATGGTGGATCAAGGCGAAGGCGGCAGCATCATCAACATCTCGTCCGCTTCTTCCGAAATTCCGCTTTCCCGCGTATTCACCTACTCGGCATCCAAGGCGGCCGTCAACAACATGACCAGGTTTTTGGCCCGCGAATTCGCTCCCGCCCGCGTTCGCGTCAATGCGATCGTTCCGGGTTTTTTCCCGGCTGAACAAAACCGCAAAATTTTGTCCCCGGACCGAGTCGAATCGATCATGCGCCATACGCCGATGAACCGTTTCGGCGAAGCCGAAGAGCTGCAAGGCGCAGCGGTGTTCCTGGCCTCCGAGAAAGCGTCGAGCTTCGTGACCGGCGCCCTCATTCGCGTGGACGGCGGCTTCGGAGCAATGACGATCTAA